The following nucleotide sequence is from Chelmon rostratus isolate fCheRos1 chromosome 11, fCheRos1.pri, whole genome shotgun sequence.
CGGCACCTCAAGATGATCATGACCATGCATATAACTTCCGCCATACCTTTCAGCTAACTAATTCACAGAAAGCTGTTTATGGAGTGTGCATGCTTCTGTGCTTTTGGCcacatgctgacattttaaaaaagcctgaGTCACGAGTTTAGGGATATCCGCCCTGAGCTCTATCATAAGACAGGTCTACCTGGGTTAGTGCGATGAAAATGGTAGTTCAAAAGTCCTGCAGAGTCTGCACATGAAGTTTGTAACACTGAGAAACTGCGTGCGCTTGTGTAAAAGTGTACTGAGGATCCAGCAGGGCAGATTAGCCATGTTTAAACATGAAATAAGTTTGAAATTCAGTTTTCTGTGTAGGCGTGGCGAAATGAAGACATTGGAGTTTGTTTTGGCCAGAGAGAGTCTGACAGTCTTATCTGCATGAAGCTGCACCTTATGCAAAATCCATAGACGATTATTTCTTCTGATAATAAACCAGAACTGTCATGAACATGGGAAGTGTAACTAAGGTACTGGAAGAGCTGCTTCCACTGATTGACAGGAGAGTAATTTGTTATAATAGTAGTCAGTGATCAAGTTCATGTGTTAGACATTTGCAGTCGGCAGTATTAATTAACTTTTTCATAATTAGAACTAAATTGATACTTTGTTCTTTTTGGCTGCAGATTAGAATAAGTAAGAAATCTGAAGattaaacatttagaaacatCTAGGAacttgtgatgtgcattttctttcactttggCATTGATAACTGATTATTTTAAAGAAGTTATTTAATGAAGGAGTAAACTGTGGATGGAATGCATCATGGTTTTAGCCTAACAGAAGTTACAATGAACCAGGAACAGAAGAGATGACTCTTCTCATGCTGCACTGCTAAACTTACCAACATTCACCTTTGAGAATATTACCCAGCACAGTAAACATATTGTGTAGTGCAGCTGGTAACTACAGCACACATATACCTGCCAAACAGGTCTCATTGCCGTtatttctctctccttcatccTGTAGCCCCAGCATGCTGTTCGTCACGCTATGGCCTGGCGCTGCTCTCCTGTTTCGGCTTCTTTGTGGTCTACTCTTTGCGGGTGAACCTCAGTGTAGCAATGGTGGACATGCTTAACAACACCAACCCGTCCAGCACCAACCACAGCGGCTCAGTGTGTCCTGCCCATGGCAACCCTCCACGGCCCAAACACAACCACACGGTGAGCGAGAACGTGGCTGCAGCTGAGTTAAGATGAATggtcgctccatcctcgcttgtgaacgactgaacctttccaggatgctcctttcatacccactcatgatactatcacctgttaccaatcaacctgtttacctgtggaatgatccaaacaggtgtttttggagcgttccacatctttcccagtcatttgttgctcctgtcacaacgtgtttgaaacatgttgctgcatcaaattcagaataagcagatattcacaaaaagccaatgaagctgatgagtcagacattaaatatataatctttgtgctgttttcagttgagtatatgtcgaAAAGGATGAGCAAGTtatcccattctgttttatttatgttttacacagcatccaaactttttggAAATAATCTGAATGCTGCAAGAAATCGTTTCAGACTGTCTTTGTTGGCTGGTGTCAGAATGCCTCCTTGGAAAACAATGTTTTGCACTACAGCCATATTTTTCCAGATTTGTCTGCTGTCCATGGAAAAAATCTAAACATGTCAGTAATCAGGAAACTGGAGTTGACATCTGACATTCAACAGTTTGTCAGTCTTGGAAAAAATGAGCTGATGCTGACATGTAGCAGTTTTTCTTCGGTAGTTGAGTATATAACATCCACCCCTCCCTCACCGATCTCTGTCAGTGTACCCAtgaacaaaatgctgctgcagttaaTCAGTTTTTATTCAATAAGGCTTCATAATATTTGGTCTAGTTTAATTCCTGACAATTCTCAACTCTCACAGGCCAGTGTGTACGACTGGGACTCTGAGATTCAGGGCTGGATCTTGGGCTCCTTCTTCTACGGCTACATCCTGACACAGATCCCTGGGGGCTACCTGGCCGGCCGCTATGGACCCAAGTGGCTGATGGGCTTTGGAATCCTGGGAACTGTAGTTTTTACGCTGCTCACCCCGGTGGCTGCTGACCTGGGTGCAAGCTATCTCATCGCTGTCAGAGTGCTGGAAGGAATAGGAGAGGTATAAGATCAGGTTGATTCTGACATGATTCAGGACAGGGAGATTGTTCTCAGCGCATAGAACCAATGATCTGTTCTAATAATGGCATCGCCGTCAgtgctgcaaaaacacagacagccagacaAACTACACTCCTGCTGATGTTCTtattgtgtttgtcttcaggGAGTCACTTTCCCTGCCATGTACACCATGTGGGCAGCGTGGGCCCCGCCGCTGGAGAGGAGCCGACTGCTCACAATTTCCTACATCGGTAAgacgcacagacacaaaacagggtgaaacagtagtttttttttggatcacctgccagactatttctttaACGAAACAGTAAATTTCAGTAACTAGTCAATTAACCCTTATACGATGTtcgggtcaaaattgacccgttttcaagttcAGGTCTGTAAAAAGTaccatttgcttttttgtactgGAACGAGGCTTCATCTAATCCTCAGACACAACTAGTTTAATTcaacaaaattaattttcaccattttcGTAAATTCTAAAGGTCTAAGTGGTGTTATGGGTCCAGCAGAGAATACTGGCTGTTGTATGCATCACTTAAAAGCTGTGGGTTGCTGTGGATCAAATATGGCTCAATGTGCcccacaacacaaacacacacacatacacacacacacgcacgcacacaggctCCCTTCACCCCACGTGAACTCAAACTTTCTCGCAGAAGCTATGCGGTGAAAAACAATATTGGATGATAActagtgtttttaataattttcaggCTGAGTTAAATAACGGGTCAAATTTGGCCCGCCAAAACAAAAGACGTGGGCAGCTTTCTAACACGTTACAAGggttaatcaattagtcaatcaacagaaaattaacaatTTTGATAGTTGATCAGGCAAGTAATTTGTCAAGCAAGAATGACTTAATATTTGCTGATTGTTGCTTATAGAGTGTTGGCTAGATAAAGCAGTTTCAGAcatcactgtgtgaaacatgctCTGTTCTTAACCAGGTGTACTAAAGGGGCTGGACTCAGCCACCCCTTGCACGGCATCATCTGTCATGTAGCTGTTAGTGTTGACTTGTCCCTGTTTGTATATGCATCATCAGCAGTTACACTGTGTGCACTCAGACAGCTGTGGGATACggatgtttgtcttttgtcttccATCCCAGGAGCTCAGCTGGGGACGGTGatatctctccctctgtctggtGAAATCTGCTTCTACCTGGATTGGACCTATGTCTTCTATGTATTCGGTAAAGCACCATTAGTGGGGCGTAGGGGTGGGTTTACTAGTCGCGGCCTACTCGGCCATGAGGTGACTTAACAGAAAAATCAAGTTGAGGTTTTCTGTATGTTCCACCAGCTACTCTGTGCTGAAGTAACTTGTATGTGATGCACTAATTTAAAAATGCTCAGTTTTCATAGTATTTGAGTGTTTGCGTATATTTCAGAATATGAGGGTCTTTTATGTACTTGTGAATGGCAGGAATTACTAACTTAATTCTTATACCTGAAACATTAATGCATTGGTAAGAGAGCCATTAGGACGATTTCAGGTCATGAAAGTGCTCTCAAGAGCAAGTTATGGAGGcttcacatcacaacaacacatgGACCCCTGTGCTTAAAGAATAACtttattgaatttacagaacaGACAAGGTCTCATCTTGTCTGGTTGGGAAAAAGCACATAATTAATGTAATATCTGATGGAGTCACTGCCAGTCATGCTTATAGAAGCTTTTTTCTATTTCGCCAAGTGGCCTCTCCATTGATTAGTCACAAAGTGCAGTTTTGTCTATTTAAGCTTCAGACAAGCTTTTTCCAGTGTCCGTttgtttgttcctctttgttctCTAGAAACGATGATTTAGCAAGTtgacaaagaaaatgtgcttACAGCTTGCAGAAGCTCCACTTtatttgcttgcttgcttgtcTGGAGAACTACTGCCGCTCCATCTCTAAACTGATGGACGGATGTCAAATGATTCGTTCGGTTTCAGGGAACAGACCTGCAAAGCAGTGTCTTCTGATAACGTCATCATAATCCATGCATCTGCTCACTAGGTACAGTCTTAAAAGTGATGAAGGGTTTATGCTGGACGGATTTAGTCCACCGCTGTTGATCTGTGTGGTAAAATGAGCGCCCgcttgcttgtttgtttgtccagGTGCCATTGGTCTGGTGTGGTTCGTCTTGTGGGCCTTTCTCGCCTTCGACAGTCCAAACACTCACCCGCGGATATCAGAGCGGGAGAGACTCTACATCAACACCTCACTCAAGAACGAGGTAACACCAGAAACTGGACTacgtgtccacacacacacacacacacacacacacacacacacacagcagcagcagcagtcaggtgCACTTACAAGCTCGTAGAAAATGAAtgtagaaatgaaatgaatataaGTTGGCCACCAATAGACATGAGAGGACACATACCAGAGgacatctctgtgtgtgtttctctgcagaggatTGTCAGTAGATGGGAGGGGTGGAGCGAGGGGAGATCGTTCACCAGTTAATCGATTGCGGATCTCTCGGacgataaaaaataaaaataaaacacctgcCAGGGCGGCCGCCCAAGTACAGTCTGTGTATGGGAAACACTGTTCCTCCCTCTGTTGCAGCAGTAGTCGCAGAGTGCTTGCAGGTCTTTCCGGTCCAGTACAGTTATCAGATGCTAATGTTACATAATCTCAGTGTATTGCAGCATTTTATTCTTATCTGTCTTACCCAGCTGTTAGGTCACAACACCCACCGTTACTCTGCAGTTTAATACGACATTCAGAAGCAAAGCCGATCGGCCTGCTTTATGTGTTCACAGTGATGGTGTACACTAATACAGGGTTTATCATTTCTACTGGAGATTGAACCCGGCTATCTCCATCTACCCTGTGATTTAGTGCAATCTGCAGGAAGCTTTAAAAAAGCTGGAGGAAAAAGTGTCCTTGAGAATATTTAGTAGACCACTTCCTTATTTTTACATTGAGTCAGACACTTTAATATGACTCTGGACACATGTATGCCATTGAAGATGGTGTGAGTAAGTGTAACTGGGGTTATTCCCAGCTTGTTTTGGTCTCTCCTAGAGTTTTAAACCAGAAAACAACCAACAACACAAGTAAGAAAACTTAGTGTCACATTTctggccagcagggggagaAAAAGCTAACACAAGACATAAAAGCAGCAGTATATGTGGAGTTAGGACAAATCCTACTGGTACAATGAACGTTATGTTTCTGTATATTCATATATAGCTGCTTAATTATAGTTGAACAAAGTATATTTTTACTTCTCTCCTTAGTCATTTAAGTACACAAGACCCACAGTGGGTCAGTTCTGAGGCTTGGATGCATTAACAAGAACTTCCTAATCAATAACCATTCTCTattttccacttcctgtgtgcacCAGCTGTCCACCTCAGCACGCTACACGCCCTGGCGAGCCATAGTGACCTCCAGACCGCTGTGGGCCATCGTCGTGGCTCACTTCTCCTACAACTGGACCTTCTACACCCTCCTCACCCTGCTGCCAACCTACATGAAGGACATCCTGGGATTTAGCATTCAGCAGGTTAGATTGTGGCATATGACTAGTACTCGTTCACGCTCAGAAGTGCAGGCAAACACTGACAGAACGAGTCCAGGCAAAAGTTGATGAGAGTCAAAGACGGAGTTTTCGGCTTTAAACCCTTTTTTCGAGTCATTTTATTGAAACTATAACTGAACTCGAGGTTAATATCACTGTGAAATCATCACGTGTTTTCCGTGTGTCCACACTAGAACGGGATGCTGTCAGCTCTTCCTTATATGGGCTGCGCCGTGATGGCTGTGCTGAGCGGCCAGTTTGCAGATTACCTGCGGGAAACCTGCCTCTACCCCACGGTCATTGTCAGGAAGGTCTTCTCCATTGTCGGTAAGGAATGACGACATCGCAGCAGAATCGTGGATTCATCATTACTTTGCTTTGTGAGACTTCAGGCCCTTAACTTGGATATCATCATGTCTGCTACTCCTGAGGGTGTTTTCACTGTTGTCGTGTTGCTTCTGCAGGTATGATCGGGCCGGCGGTGTTCCTGGTGGCAGCAGGTTATACAGGCTGTAACTACACCTTGGCCGTGACCTTCCTCAccatctcctcttctctggGCGGAGTGTCGGCATCCGGCTTCAACATCAATCACCTTGACATCGCTCCTTCGTAAGAATTACCAACTTccatcaccaaaaaaaaaaaactcttaaaaaaTCGTGACTTCCTGCTAATGAAGACCAAATCTAAAAGTGTGAAATTCCTGGAAACTCCCTGTTGCGATCGAGATGATGATAATGGGTCATAATTATATTTCCTGAGAGAATGCAGTAATGACACCAGGATCAGAACTCTCTGATAAATGCTGATTATAGACAAGATCAGGATCTCCTCCAGGTGTAAACAGATGAAGTTCATGCAAGAGAAAGCTGTGGCGTAGCTGCACTCAACACTGGGTTCAGCAGGTTAATACTCAGAACTTTTAACAATCAACGTGCTTGTGTTTGTAGGTATGCTGGTATTCTCCTGGGCATCACCAACACCTTTGCCACCATCCCTGGCATGGTGGGACCAGTCATAGCAAGAGAACTCACCAAACACGTAAGGAACTCATATAGAATCACACTTAATGAACCACCCGGCACAGTGGGTTTGATTCCTTCACAACTGAGCAGGGCAGGAACTGTTTTGTGCTTCAAAGGCCGAGAATCAAGTTTAGATTTCATATTAGCAGTCCTGCATGAGCAGAtactctgctgttgtttttagtatgtagtttgctgctgtttacatACTAACAGAGGTCACTCTGGGTGTCCTGGCTAAACAGATGGTATCCTTACTTCGTCTTGATGCTCTATTTCCTGTCTTAATTGGTTTAGTCAGTACAGgattaacatgttaacatgtggccaccagggggcgtcCTTAGACCTTTCAAATTATAAGCAACAGTCATACCCAGCATGTTTCTATCTGGCTTGATTATAGCCAATACATTAACCCTGTtacttgtttcattttttgtaaaGCCCAATTAATCAATCACACCAACTTATTCAACTGGTTACTAAAACCAAGTGACATTTGAACAAAGCTACTGAGTATTTTGCTTTTTGGACGGTCTCAACATGACCTCCCAGCCTGTACTCTTGAATTtcaatttgaatattttcaccaTAATAttgaaatgtgcatgtttcatcGTTAACAAGGAGACCTTGTCTTGTGCCTGCCCAACTCCTCAGGTGGGTGACTAGTTGGATTTAGATGATTAAAAATGAGCCTTTAGGATGTCTTGTGTTTGGTAATGATTGCCAGATTGTAATTTGTTCTTggcacacaaacagtttttcctctttatgaTTGATTATTGCTATTTTGTCATCAACAGAATAAAGAAACCGGTGAAAACATTTGGAATAATGTTAAATGATGTTTGATGTTAAATACATCAAACCAAACCTacagcttttcttttgctcAACCAGGAAGTACAAATTGTACTTTTGACCTTGTACGGTTGTATGACTACCAGGGCCTCAGTGTTTCAGGATGTAAACGTTGAATGCACAGGTTAATGAGCTAATTCATTAATGACACTCTTGGCCAATGAAGggtgaatgcttttttttttttttcaatactAATTACTACCTGTGCTGACTGTCCTTCAGAACACCATAGAGGAGTGGCAGACTGTTTTCTACATCGCTGCTAGCATCAACCTGTTGGGAGCGGCGTTCTACACTATATTTGGCCGAGGAACGGTGCAGCCCTGGGCTGTCCACACGTCCTACTCCCATGGAGACTGAACCAGAGGACAAGCACCAAACTCGTCCACCTGACAAATCCGAATCATGACATGGACAAATCTCAATCATGGGCTTTTTTTAACAGGTAATGACAGCAAGAGACGCTCCAGCCGTGCTGATAATTCTCAAAGCATGAGAAACACTGCAGGGACTCTAGACAAACCTGCAGTCACTACAATGAACAGAAGATTGCAGTTTTTAGCGAGGTCAGTATTTCTTGGAGGCAAAAATCATTGAGAAGTGTAAACATCTCCAAGAAATATCAGAGGAAGCTCTTAAAATGCTTGTCACTAACTGAAAAGGGAATGTAATGAGTTAGATAGCTCCTAGCTAGCTACTAGTATGGCTGGTTTAAACCTGGAAGGTCAGCTAGGCTAGCTTAGATGGCTACAGGCTGCGTAAGCCTTGTTAGTTGTACCATGGTAAATAAGCTAAGACAAATGATCCCAATGCAGTTCCTTTTAGTGTTCAGGTTTGACACGCGGGTTAGACGGGTATGTGCGAGGCTCATTTGGTCTCTTCTGCTTTAAAAGACTTTTTACCCCAGAACTCCACAGTAAACCCTCCTGAGTTTTATTGCCATAGTCTCCACTCTGAAGAAGGATGTTTCTGTTCACTTGTGTTTGTCAAGTTTGGGATGACgcaaaatgtgtttaaaaggTTTGTCCCAAAAATAACCACCGTGTCACCCCAAACTAGACACACACATTAGATGATGTCCTTTTTTTTGAGAGAGCGTCGTGACTGTGCACCAGGCACAGACACTTTGGACAAATGCCTTATAATGAAGCTTctttaaaaagatttcaaagctct
It contains:
- the slc17a5 gene encoding sialin, with the translated sequence MERYGSDTEGDEQETPLLHRGHEDKAQRAPACCSSRYGLALLSCFGFFVVYSLRVNLSVAMVDMLNNTNPSSTNHSGSVCPAHGNPPRPKHNHTASVYDWDSEIQGWILGSFFYGYILTQIPGGYLAGRYGPKWLMGFGILGTVVFTLLTPVAADLGASYLIAVRVLEGIGEGVTFPAMYTMWAAWAPPLERSRLLTISYIGAQLGTVISLPLSGEICFYLDWTYVFYVFGAIGLVWFVLWAFLAFDSPNTHPRISERERLYINTSLKNELSTSARYTPWRAIVTSRPLWAIVVAHFSYNWTFYTLLTLLPTYMKDILGFSIQQNGMLSALPYMGCAVMAVLSGQFADYLRETCLYPTVIVRKVFSIVGMIGPAVFLVAAGYTGCNYTLAVTFLTISSSLGGVSASGFNINHLDIAPSYAGILLGITNTFATIPGMVGPVIARELTKHNTIEEWQTVFYIAASINLLGAAFYTIFGRGTVQPWAVHTSYSHGD